From Xenopus tropicalis strain Nigerian chromosome 3, UCB_Xtro_10.0, whole genome shotgun sequence, the proteins below share one genomic window:
- the lman2l gene encoding VIP36-like protein encodes MAAAIGVRECSPRSQWRRWKVRVLVLLIVAFVHWDVGTADQTEEYLKREHSLSKPYQGVGSSTSSLWDLLGNSLVTPQYVRLTPDLQSKQGAVWNRVPCYLRDWEMQVHFKIHGQGKKNLNGDGFAIWYTKDRMQAGPVFGSKDNFVGLGLFVDTYPNEEKQHERVFPYISAMVSNGSITYDHSRDGRTTELGGCTAMVRNLNHDTFLVIRYVKRRLTIMVDIDGKQEWKDCVDVPGVRLPRGYFFGASAVTGDLSDNHDVISLKLYQLSVERTPEEEKMDKEVFIPSVDHLKLPGETSSESMSGFAIFLIVFFSLLGLVFTGVILLIVYSKWQERNRKHFY; translated from the exons ATGGCGGCGGCGATAGGCGTAAGGGAGTGTAGTCCGCGGTCACAATGGAGAAGGTGGAAGGTGCGGGTTCTTGTATTGCTGATAGTCGCCTTCGTACATTGGGACGTAGGTACAGCCGATCAGACGGAGGAATATTTAAAGAGAGAACACTCACTGAGCAAACCTTACCAGG GAGTAGGCTCCTCTACTTCATCACTATGGGACCTTTTGGGAAATTCACTTGTGACCCCACAGTATGTGCGCCTAACCCCTGACTTACAAAGCAAGCAGGGGGCTGTCTGGAACCGCGTG CCTTGTTACTTGAGGGATTGGGAGATGCAAGTTCACTTTAAAATCCATGGACAGGGAAAAAAGAACCTAAATGGGGATGGCTTTGCCATCTGGTATACCAAGGATCGGATGCAAGCAG GACCTGTCTTTGGCAGTAAAGATAACTTTGTTGGTCTTGGGTTGTTTGTGGACACCTATCCTAACGAAGAAAAGCAGCATGAG CGTGTTTTTCCTTACATATCTGCCATGGTCAGCAATGGCTCCATTACATATGACCATAGTCGGGATGGGCGTACAACAGAGCTGGGAGGGTGCACAGCCATGGTCAGGAACCTTAACCACGATACATTCCTTGTCATACGTTATGTGAAACGTCGCCTTACG ATCATGGTAGATATTGACGGGAAGCAGGAGTGGAAAGATTGTGTAGATGTTCCCGGAGTGCGATTACCCCGTGGATATTTCTTTGGTGCTTCTGCAGTAACGGGAGACTTGTCAG ACAACCATGACGTCATATCCCTGAAGTTGTACCAACTGAGTGTAGAACGTACTCCCGAGGAGGAGAAGATGGATAAGGAAGTGTTCATTCCCAGTGTGGACCATTTGAAACTGCCTGGAG AAACTTCATCAGAGTCCATGAGCGGTTTTGCAATATTTCTTATCGTGTTCTTCTCACTTCTTGGCCTGGTCTTTACTGGAGTCATCCTCCTCATTGTGTACAGTAAGTGGCAAGAGCGGAACCGTAAACACTTCTACTGA
- the lman2l gene encoding VIP36-like protein isoform X1, with translation MAAAIGVRECSPRSQWRRWKVRVLVLLIVAFVHWDVGTADQTEEYLKREHSLSKPYQGVGSSTSSLWDLLGNSLVTPQYVRLTPDLQSKQGAVWNRVPCYLRDWEMQVHFKIHGQGKKNLNGDGFAIWYTKDRMQAGPVFGSKDNFVGLGLFVDTYPNEEKQHESQRKRYSPSMQRVFPYISAMVSNGSITYDHSRDGRTTELGGCTAMVRNLNHDTFLVIRYVKRRLTIMVDIDGKQEWKDCVDVPGVRLPRGYFFGASAVTGDLSDNHDVISLKLYQLSVERTPEEEKMDKEVFIPSVDHLKLPGETSSESMSGFAIFLIVFFSLLGLVFTGVILLIVYSKWQERNRKHFY, from the exons ATGGCGGCGGCGATAGGCGTAAGGGAGTGTAGTCCGCGGTCACAATGGAGAAGGTGGAAGGTGCGGGTTCTTGTATTGCTGATAGTCGCCTTCGTACATTGGGACGTAGGTACAGCCGATCAGACGGAGGAATATTTAAAGAGAGAACACTCACTGAGCAAACCTTACCAGG GAGTAGGCTCCTCTACTTCATCACTATGGGACCTTTTGGGAAATTCACTTGTGACCCCACAGTATGTGCGCCTAACCCCTGACTTACAAAGCAAGCAGGGGGCTGTCTGGAACCGCGTG CCTTGTTACTTGAGGGATTGGGAGATGCAAGTTCACTTTAAAATCCATGGACAGGGAAAAAAGAACCTAAATGGGGATGGCTTTGCCATCTGGTATACCAAGGATCGGATGCAAGCAG GACCTGTCTTTGGCAGTAAAGATAACTTTGTTGGTCTTGGGTTGTTTGTGGACACCTATCCTAACGAAGAAAAGCAGCATGAG TCTCAGAGGAAAAGATACTCTCCTTCGATGCAG CGTGTTTTTCCTTACATATCTGCCATGGTCAGCAATGGCTCCATTACATATGACCATAGTCGGGATGGGCGTACAACAGAGCTGGGAGGGTGCACAGCCATGGTCAGGAACCTTAACCACGATACATTCCTTGTCATACGTTATGTGAAACGTCGCCTTACG ATCATGGTAGATATTGACGGGAAGCAGGAGTGGAAAGATTGTGTAGATGTTCCCGGAGTGCGATTACCCCGTGGATATTTCTTTGGTGCTTCTGCAGTAACGGGAGACTTGTCAG ACAACCATGACGTCATATCCCTGAAGTTGTACCAACTGAGTGTAGAACGTACTCCCGAGGAGGAGAAGATGGATAAGGAAGTGTTCATTCCCAGTGTGGACCATTTGAAACTGCCTGGAG AAACTTCATCAGAGTCCATGAGCGGTTTTGCAATATTTCTTATCGTGTTCTTCTCACTTCTTGGCCTGGTCTTTACTGGAGTCATCCTCCTCATTGTGTACAGTAAGTGGCAAGAGCGGAACCGTAAACACTTCTACTGA